ATATACTACGCCTCCTTTTTGAGAGATTTTTCCTTCCACTTATAATTTTACTTTATAAAAATTATAAAACAAATTTGATTTTTGACCTTATTTGACTAAAAAAGTTCACCAGGAAAATTTATCTACACATATCTGACCTTTTCTGACTTATTCTCTTTTTATCTAATTATTTCTAATAGATGTCCGTTTTTCCTATTATGTAAATAATGAAATTTTTTAGATTGATGAATAAATCTTGTTATTTCCGTTAATAATTAAAAATAGAAGGGCGGTAAAAATCGGCGGATCCATTCTCCCCCTTGTGGATTCGCTGATATTTTACCGCCTTTTCTCTTTAAGAAAGTATATATGGAGGTATGAGGTATGGTTAAGAGGATAATTATAGGAATAATAATTTTTACAGTTTTATTTTCATTGAGTGTCCAAAGACAAGCTTTTCTTTCTTTTGATGATAATGTAGAACTTGTAAAGATGACTTTCTTAAATACGGGTGCAAAATATGAATATGCAAATATAAACGCATGGGCAAAGATTAACAATGATTTTACATCTTTTTACAAAATAAATGAATATGTCGAAATAGCGATAAAAAACATGAATATCAATAAGCAAAAAACCAAAATATCTCGCATTGAAGAAAACAATTTTAGACAAGTGGAAGTGGAATATACGGAAAACACTAGACATATAAACATAGCAGTTCAAAGTTTAAAAAATGGTTCAAAGAGCGAAACTTATATGTTAATAGACGAATATCTTATTAACGGTTATGACAATGCTTTAAAAGAGAAGGCACTTATAAATAATACTTTTAAAATATTCAAGATAAAACCTAAGGTAACAGTATGTTTTGTCGGAACTTTTAAAGGTAAGTTGAATAAAGAAAAAAATAGTAGTATAGTTAAATTAGTACTTGACAAATTACATGCACAAAAAGTAGAAGGAATGGAAGATGAAAACATAATAAGTGTTTCTGCTTATTCGAGCAAATTAAAAGAATATATTAAATTAGGAAGTGAAAAAATAAATTTAAACGTAGCAATAAGATATAGTTCTTTTGATGATAAGACTTATTTGTGGGTTGCAACACCTATTATAGCTATAGAATATTAAAAGAAGGTGATAAAAACGAAATTTATTGTTGAAAAAAGTCCACCCCTTAAAGGAAGTGTAAAAATAAGTGGAGCTAAAAATTCTGTATTACCTATAATTGCCGCTTCTTTATTATCATCAGGAGAAATAGTGCTAGACGACATACCTACTTTAGAGGATGTCAATGTCATGATAGAGTTAATTAAGCATTTTGGTGCTATATGTGAATTTGAAAATGAGAAATTAAAGATAAAAGTGGATATTAAAGATGTAGAAGCCCCATATGATTTGGTGAAGAAAATGAGAGCATCGTTTTTGGTGATGGGACCTATACTTGCTAGGCTTGGGCATGCTAAAATTTCTATGCCAGGTGGGTGTGCTATTGGTTCTCGCCCAATAGATTTGCATTTGAAAGGATTTCAAACTTTGGGAGCAGATATTACTATAGGACATGGTTATGTAGAAGCACGAGCTAAAAAATTGACAGGCAAAAAAATTTATTTAGATTTTCCAAGTGTTGGAGCTACAGAAAACATCATGATGGCGGCAGTTTTTGCAGAAGGAGTTACTATAATAGAAAATGCTGCGGAAGAGCCGGAAATTGTTGACCTTGCCAATTTTCTCAACAAGATGGGAGCGAATATTAAGGGTGCTGGTACAGATACAATAAGAATTGAAGGAGTAAAAGAGCTAAAAGGGGCTGAGCATACTGTCATACCAGATAGAATTGAAGCGGGGACCTTTATGGTAGCAGCTGCAATGACTGGAGGAAATGTTCTTATAGAAAATGTCATAGTGGATCACGTCAGGTCTATAATTGCGAAATTAACAGAATGCGGAATTAAGATAACAGAAGAACCTAAAGGACTGCGAGTCAAAGGAATTAAAAATTATAAAGCGGTGGACATAAAAACTCTTCCTTATCCAGGCTTTCCTACAGATATGCAAGCTCAAATGATGGCTATGATGACAGTGGCAAAAGGGACAAGCGTTATAATAGAAACAGTTTTTGAAAATAGATTTATGCATGTGGATGAGCTAAAGCGTATGGGGGCAAATATAAAGATAGAAGGAAGAAGTGCTGTTGTTACAGGAGTAGAACATTTGACAGGTGCAGAAGTTAAAGCAACGGATTTAAGGGCGGGAGCAGCCTTAGTATTGGCTGGACTTATTGCAGAAGGTAAAACTGAAATAAATGATATTTATCATATTGACAGAGGCTATGTAAAAATGGAAGAAAAGTTAAAAAATCTTGGAGCAATAATATATAGGAAATAGAGGCGTCATATTGACGCATTCAGACTGTAGACAAACTTTCGAAAATAGGATATTTTGCATAAGGAACGACTTGTGACAAAGCGGCAACAAAACTTAACAAGACCAAGGGTGGAGGCAGGGCCGAAGCCAAGGAAGGCGGAGGCGGGCACTAAGACAAGGATGTCGAATGTGCCCGGTACCCTGCCGGAACCCGAAGGTCGAGTTTAGTTTTGTCGCTTTGGAACATCGGAGTGACGATGCAAAATATCCTATTTTAAAAATTTTTGACTTTGTCAACAAACTGGAAGCGTCATATTGGCGTCTTTTTTGTATACAAAAAATTTTTAAGAAATAGAAGGATTTTTTTATATTTTGAAGAATAATATAGTGTAGTATAAATTGTGTATAGTTTTTAAATGTAAATGTTTAATTAGACACAAATAGAGGGGGGATGACATAAAAGGACAAAATTTGTTAAATTTTGTTCAAAATCATTTTGAATAGGAGGATTAAAATGGCCAAAGCACAAGGTTCAGAAAAGAGAAAATTGTCTCATGATGCTTACGGTGGAGTGCATGGTAGTGAATATATTCCCTTTATACCGGCAGATAAAGCACTTCCAGAACTTACAGCTGTGGCAGTCATAGTTGGCAGCTTATTTGCTATACTTTTTGCTGCTGCAAATGCCTACTTAGGTTTAAAAGCTGGGATGACAATTAGTGCCGCTATCCCGGCTGCAGTATTAGCAACGGCTTTATTAAAAGGTGTTTTTAAGCGAGATAGCATATTAGAGTCAAACTTAGTGATGGCTATTGCTGCAACAGGTGAAAGCCTGGCGGGTGGCATCATATTTACTCTTCCTGCTATTATTTTGTGGGGATTCGAGGACCAATTTACTTTAATTAGAATTGTTTTTGTCGTTTTAGTAGGTGGACTTTTAGGTGCTTTATTTGTAATTCCTTTAAGAAGATATTTGACAGTTGAAGAACATGGCAAACTTATCTATCCTGAAGGAATGGCTGCTGCTGAAGTACTTGTGACCAGCAATCAGGGTGGAACAGGCTTTATGACAGTTTTATCAGGCATGTTAGTAGGTGGAATTTACAAGCTTTTATCTGGTGGCTTTGGAATATGGTCAGAAAACCCTTCTTGGGTTATAAAGAGGTTTGAAAGTACGGAAGTAGGTGTAAATGTACTTGCTTCTTTAATGGGTGTTGGCTTTATTGTTGGTTTGGATGTAGCACTTTACATGTTGGCTGGTAGTGTTCTTGCTTGGTTAGGGTTAATACCTCTTATAAAATTCTTTGGGGCAGGACTTACCACCCCAGTATACCCTGCTACGGACCTTATTAAAGATATGTCTGCGGGTGCCATATGGAGTAAATATATTAGGTATATAGGTGCAGGTGGCGTTTTAGCAGGAGGTTTCATAAGTTTAATAAAAGCTCTTCCTACGATAGTAAAAGCTTTTAGAGAATCAATGGTAGGGTTAGGAATGAAAGGCAAAGATGTTAAAAGGACAGATATTGATGTTTCCTTAACGTGGGTAATATTTGGAGCGGCCTTTGTATTTTTTGTAGCATGGTTAGCACCTTCTCTTGGTGTTACTGCATTAGGAAGTTTGTTAGCAATATTGTTTGCCTTCTTCTTTGCAGTTGTATCCGCAAGAATTACAGGACTGGTAGGAGTTTCTAACAATCCTGTGTCTGGTATGACAATAGCTACATTGCTCATTGTAACATCTGCTTTGAAACTTATTGGGGTTGTTGGAAACGAAGGGATGGTAATAGCTATTACCATTGGGGGTATAGTATGTGTTGCTACTGCTATAGCTGGAGCAAATGCACAATCTCTGAAGACTACTTTTATTATAGGTGGAACTCCCAAATATGTTGAGATATTTACCTATGTTGGTATAATAGCCGCCTCAGTATTTGCTGGATTAATTTTAATACTTTTAAATAATGCCTACGGTTTCGGCTCAAAAGATATTCCAGCGCCTCAAGCTACCATCATGTCAATGGTTGTAAAAGGCATTATGACAGGTGACTTGCCTTGGACCTTTATAATAGCAGGTGTTTTTATGGGGATAATGGCGGAGATGATGCACGTTCCTGTACTGCCATTTGCATTAGGACTTTATTTGCCTTTTGAATTAAGTGCCGCTATTGCAGTTGGTGGTATAATAAGATGGATAGTTGATCAACGTTACAGGAAAAACGAAAAATTGCAAAAAGAAAAAGTGGAAAAAGGTATTCTCATTGCCTCAGGACTTGTTGCTGGAGATGCCTTAATGGGACTTATTATTGCTGCTTTTGTGGCTTTAAAGATAAATATAGATTTTGCTTCTAATTGGATTACAAATACCTCATCGTTTGCACCGTGGTTTTCATTAATAATGTTCTTGTTAGTTGGATTGTTCCTATATTTATACACTTGTAAGAATGATAAAGAAGAGGCTTAAAAAATCAACACTCCCATCTAAAGTGGGAGTGTTGATTGTAAAGGGTGGAAGAGATGAAAAGCAAAGGAAAAAAGAGCGACAATTTCTTGCTTTATGTACCTCATCGTAGTGATAAGGTAGAATGGGAAAATAGGAAAGGAAAAGTAGTGTTTATATTTCATCATAACAAATTGATTGAAAAAACAGTGAGGCTTTTTGTTAAAAGGCCAAAGACCACTACTTTAGAGTTAGATGAAATAGGAAGTGCTGTATGGAATTTAATAGATGGTGAGAGGAATGTTTATGAAATAGGGCAAAAACTAAAAGAAAAATTTGGAGATGAAGTTGAGCCTCTTTATGAAAGGTTGATAATGTTTATAAGATATCTTAACAGAAGAGGATGGATATATTTTTCAAGGAGTGGACATTCTAAATAAAAAGATAGTATGTTGTTTGCTTAAAAATTTTTATGATTTCTATTTTTTGTTGAAGGATTTTTAGTATTTTTGTAGAATTAATATATTGAAAAGGTTTTGGCAAAAGATTGATAAAGGGGAGATAGAATATGAAAATTGGTGTTCCCAAAGAGATAAAAACTGCAGAAGCTCGTGTGGCTATTACTCCTGCGGGAGTGGAAGCTTTTATAAAAAATGGACATGAAGTATATATTGAAAAAAGTGCAGGAATGGGAAGTGGCATAACTGATGAAGAATATGCAAAGGCTGGCGCTAAAATACTTTCTACTGCAAAAGAAGTATTTGATGTAGCAGATATGATAATGAAAGTAAAAGAACCGCAGCCAAGCGAATATGACTATTTCAAAGAAGAACAGGTTCTTTTTACTTATCTTCATTTAGCTCCTGATAAACAACAAACAGAAGCTCTATTGAGGAAAAAAGTGGTAGGAATTGCTTATGAGACAGTACAACTAGATAATGGAGCTCTTCCTCTTTTGACTCCCATGAGTGAAGTAGCTGGAAGGATGTCGGTGACAATAGGAGCTTATCTTCTCACCAACATAAATGAAGGAAGAGGAATTGTAATGGGGGGAGTCCCAGGAGTGGAGCCAGCAGAAGTGGTAATAATAGGTGGGGGAACAGTAGGTACAAATGCAGCCAAGGTAGCTGTGGGGATGGGAGCAAGAGTTACAATATTGGATGTAAATCCTGCAAGACTTGCATATCTTGATGACATATTTGGAGGACGAGTTACAACTTTGATGTCAAATAGTTTTAATATTGCTCAGAGTGTGAAAAAAGCTGACTTGTTGATAGGAGCAGTTTTGATACCTGGAGCAAAAGCACCAAAGCTTGTGACAGAAGAAATGGTAAAGACGATGAAGAAAGGTGCAGTAATAGTGGATGTTGCAATAGACCAAGGTGGTTGTATAGAGACCTGTGATAGAACGACTTCTCACAAAGACCCGTACTTTATAAAACATGGAGTAGTACATTATTCTGTGCCTAACATTCCAGGAGCTGTTCCGAGAACCTCTACTTTTGCTTTAACTAACGTAACATTGCCTTATGCTTTAGAAATAGCAAATAAAGGATATAAGAAGGCTCTACTTGAGAATAAAGCTTTATTAAAAGGATTAAATGTTTATAAAGGAATGGTAACATACAAACCTGTTGCAGATGCTCAAGGTTTAGAGTATGTCGATCCTGTTGAAGCTTTAGATAAAGAGTAAGATTTTCTGAATGAAAATATCTACCTCTCACAAAGAAATTTTGTGGGAGGTTTTTTGTTGTTTACTAAAAAATCTCATGTTATAATTTGTGTAAAGTTAAAATGTCAATAGGCGGTGAAAAAATGGCTGGGACTTTATTATATAAAGATTATGATCCTCGCTTGAATAAAAAAAATAATGAGAGAATTTTTGGAGAAGGGCATATTGGAGGGAAAGCTTCGGGACTTTGTTTTGCAGAAGAAGTATTAGAAAAATATAACGATGTTTTTAAGCAAAGTGTAAAAATACCTGAAAGCTTTTTTATAGCTACTGATTATTATCAAATGTTTTTAGATTATAATAATTTGAGTGATATAACGGAAGATACTCCTTATGAGGAAGTAGAAATGAGATTTAGAGAAGCTAAATTTCCTCCAGAATATAAAAAAATGCTGACAGAGATTTTAAATAAAATGTATTATCCTTTAGCTGTGAGGTCTTCTTCTTTATTAGAAGATAATGTAAAATATTCTTTCGCTGGCAAGTATTATACCACTTTTATTCCTAACAAAGGTACAGATAGAGAAAGGCTTAAACAATTAGAAAAAGCTATTAAAGAGATTTATGTAAGCGTATATGGCCCAGATGCTGTCGCATATAGGAGAAAACATGCTCCTGATCAAAAAGAATTAATGGGGGTAATTGTGCAACAACTGATAGGTTCACAAAAAGGCATGTACTTTTATCCAGAGGTTTCTGGAGTAGGCTTCTCTCGAAACTACAGACGGTGGACTGACAGAATTAAAATAGAAGATGGAGTTGTGAGATTAGTTTTTGGCTTAGGGACAAAGTGTACAGGTAGAGGATATGCGAGAATTTTTTCTCTAACTAATTTGCGCTTACGACCCGAAGGCAATAATCCTAAAGAAATTGCCAAAAATTCACAAGAAGCTTTTGATGTATTAAATTTAATCACAGGAGAAGTAGATACTTATAACATCAATGAAACACCTCAATTTTTAGCTTATCATGAAAAAATAGGTGATATTGTTCAAATATATTCAAAAAGAGAAAATGCGATTTTTGACATAAATATGCTAAATAGCAGTGATGCCTCTAATAAATATATCTTTACATTTGAAAATTTTTCCAGAAGGCATAAAGGATTTTTTAATATAATTTCTAAACTATTTAAGTATCTCGAAGAAGAGATGGAAATGGCGGTTGATATTGAATTCACTTATGACTTAAAAAAAGGCGAATTTTATCTTCTTCAAACACGACCATTGAGTTCTTACGAAAGTTTCAGAAAAGTCCACATTCCTAAGGATATTGAAAAAAAATGTGTCTTGTTGAAAGGGGATAGGATGCTTACAAATGGCATCTTGAAAAACATAAGATATATAGTATACGTAGACCATGAAGTTTATAGCCAATATAAAGATAAACATGAAATTGCGAGAATAATAGGTAGACTCAATAAAAGTATAGGAGACAAATACATTCTTGTAGGTCCGGGAAGATGGGGGTCCTCCAATCCCTATTTAGGGGTACCTGTTATATACAACGAGATATCTAATGCCGCTATGATTGTAGAACTTGGAATAAAAAATGGCGATTTTATGCCGGAACTTTCTTATGGTACACACTTTTTTGCTGATTTAGATGTAGACAATATTTTGTATATGCCAGTTTTTGATGGATATGAAAATAACATTTTTAACGAAGAATGGTTTAAAAAAGGGGCATATATCGACACAGGAGTAAAAATTTTTGAAGGACGGTTCGACGCCTATTTAGATGGAGATAAAATGATAGGATATGTGATAGCACAAGAAAAATAAAAAAGTCGATTTATGTATAAAAAGATATAAAAATAACAAAAAATGAGACTTAAGTCCTATTTAAAGTACCAAAATAATGTAATATAATTTAAACTGTAAGAATGATTCCCCTTTTCCCCATAAAATTTAATATATTCTGCACCCCCAACCCATATAGGCTGCTTTAAAGCAGCTATTTTTTTGTTTTTGCTAAAGTTTAGCCTTTAAAATGCCGATAAATAAGGTTAGAGGGGTGTTTTGAGAATTGTTTCACATAGAACATTTTACCATTTATTCATAAATCTGAGAGGAGCATGTCGAATGAAGAGATTTTTGTCATTGGTTATTGCTGTAAGCATGATATTGTCACTTTTCCCGGGAAATATGTCGAAAGCATATGGAGCATATTCTCCAAATATAACATCGGTAGCTTCTTTGAGATTAGATGGGACAATGGCATCTCCTGCTAAAGGTCCTGTTGACCAATACACTGACATAAAAATTACAGGAAGCGGTTTTGTTACATACGACACAAATGGCAATGTAGTCTCTTCTGTCAGTGCAGTTTACATTGATTCACCCATAGATTCCAATAAGCTCACAATACTAAGTGCAAATGAAAATACAATTTATGCAAAAGTTCCCCCAGCGTCTAAAATTGGTCTTAGCCCAGATACTCCTTATACTATAATAGTTCAGCGAAGTGACGGACAGAGTGCAGCTATATTTAATGGCTTTACATATATAAATAACCCATATATTTCAAAAGTAGCTCTTGATAACTTTATTACACTTGTCAAAGATTCCAATGGCAATATTATAAGCAGAACTACAAAGTCATATATAAGAATGGAAGGAAGTTATTTAAATGACATAGGATTAGCTCAGATCAACGGAGAAACAGCTTCAGTTGTTTCGCAAAGCGGTTCTGTGCTTATTACGACTATTCCTCAAAACATTAACATAGACCCTACAACTTTATACACTGTAAATGTCACAAATATATACCGTGGGCGTTCTAATACAGTGCAAACGAATATTTATGCTGTAAATCAAGACATAACAGGATTATCTCAGTATACTGTCATTGTAGGAGATACAATTACTATATATGGTC
The sequence above is a segment of the Thermoanaerobacter ethanolicus JW 200 genome. Coding sequences within it:
- a CDS encoding YwmB family TATA-box binding protein, which translates into the protein MVKRIIIGIIIFTVLFSLSVQRQAFLSFDDNVELVKMTFLNTGAKYEYANINAWAKINNDFTSFYKINEYVEIAIKNMNINKQKTKISRIEENNFRQVEVEYTENTRHINIAVQSLKNGSKSETYMLIDEYLINGYDNALKEKALINNTFKIFKIKPKVTVCFVGTFKGKLNKEKNSSIVKLVLDKLHAQKVEGMEDENIISVSAYSSKLKEYIKLGSEKINLNVAIRYSSFDDKTYLWVATPIIAIEY
- the murA gene encoding UDP-N-acetylglucosamine 1-carboxyvinyltransferase translates to MIKTKFIVEKSPPLKGSVKISGAKNSVLPIIAASLLSSGEIVLDDIPTLEDVNVMIELIKHFGAICEFENEKLKIKVDIKDVEAPYDLVKKMRASFLVMGPILARLGHAKISMPGGCAIGSRPIDLHLKGFQTLGADITIGHGYVEARAKKLTGKKIYLDFPSVGATENIMMAAVFAEGVTIIENAAEEPEIVDLANFLNKMGANIKGAGTDTIRIEGVKELKGAEHTVIPDRIEAGTFMVAAAMTGGNVLIENVIVDHVRSIIAKLTECGIKITEEPKGLRVKGIKNYKAVDIKTLPYPGFPTDMQAQMMAMMTVAKGTSVIIETVFENRFMHVDELKRMGANIKIEGRSAVVTGVEHLTGAEVKATDLRAGAALVLAGLIAEGKTEINDIYHIDRGYVKMEEKLKNLGAIIYRK
- a CDS encoding OPT family oligopeptide transporter, whose protein sequence is MAKAQGSEKRKLSHDAYGGVHGSEYIPFIPADKALPELTAVAVIVGSLFAILFAAANAYLGLKAGMTISAAIPAAVLATALLKGVFKRDSILESNLVMAIAATGESLAGGIIFTLPAIILWGFEDQFTLIRIVFVVLVGGLLGALFVIPLRRYLTVEEHGKLIYPEGMAAAEVLVTSNQGGTGFMTVLSGMLVGGIYKLLSGGFGIWSENPSWVIKRFESTEVGVNVLASLMGVGFIVGLDVALYMLAGSVLAWLGLIPLIKFFGAGLTTPVYPATDLIKDMSAGAIWSKYIRYIGAGGVLAGGFISLIKALPTIVKAFRESMVGLGMKGKDVKRTDIDVSLTWVIFGAAFVFFVAWLAPSLGVTALGSLLAILFAFFFAVVSARITGLVGVSNNPVSGMTIATLLIVTSALKLIGVVGNEGMVIAITIGGIVCVATAIAGANAQSLKTTFIIGGTPKYVEIFTYVGIIAASVFAGLILILLNNAYGFGSKDIPAPQATIMSMVVKGIMTGDLPWTFIIAGVFMGIMAEMMHVPVLPFALGLYLPFELSAAIAVGGIIRWIVDQRYRKNEKLQKEKVEKGILIASGLVAGDALMGLIIAAFVALKINIDFASNWITNTSSFAPWFSLIMFLLVGLFLYLYTCKNDKEEA
- a CDS encoding PqqD family protein; translated protein: MKSKGKKSDNFLLYVPHRSDKVEWENRKGKVVFIFHHNKLIEKTVRLFVKRPKTTTLELDEIGSAVWNLIDGERNVYEIGQKLKEKFGDEVEPLYERLIMFIRYLNRRGWIYFSRSGHSK
- the ald gene encoding alanine dehydrogenase, producing MKIGVPKEIKTAEARVAITPAGVEAFIKNGHEVYIEKSAGMGSGITDEEYAKAGAKILSTAKEVFDVADMIMKVKEPQPSEYDYFKEEQVLFTYLHLAPDKQQTEALLRKKVVGIAYETVQLDNGALPLLTPMSEVAGRMSVTIGAYLLTNINEGRGIVMGGVPGVEPAEVVIIGGGTVGTNAAKVAVGMGARVTILDVNPARLAYLDDIFGGRVTTLMSNSFNIAQSVKKADLLIGAVLIPGAKAPKLVTEEMVKTMKKGAVIVDVAIDQGGCIETCDRTTSHKDPYFIKHGVVHYSVPNIPGAVPRTSTFALTNVTLPYALEIANKGYKKALLENKALLKGLNVYKGMVTYKPVADAQGLEYVDPVEALDKE
- a CDS encoding PEP/pyruvate-binding domain-containing protein gives rise to the protein MAGTLLYKDYDPRLNKKNNERIFGEGHIGGKASGLCFAEEVLEKYNDVFKQSVKIPESFFIATDYYQMFLDYNNLSDITEDTPYEEVEMRFREAKFPPEYKKMLTEILNKMYYPLAVRSSSLLEDNVKYSFAGKYYTTFIPNKGTDRERLKQLEKAIKEIYVSVYGPDAVAYRRKHAPDQKELMGVIVQQLIGSQKGMYFYPEVSGVGFSRNYRRWTDRIKIEDGVVRLVFGLGTKCTGRGYARIFSLTNLRLRPEGNNPKEIAKNSQEAFDVLNLITGEVDTYNINETPQFLAYHEKIGDIVQIYSKRENAIFDINMLNSSDASNKYIFTFENFSRRHKGFFNIISKLFKYLEEEMEMAVDIEFTYDLKKGEFYLLQTRPLSSYESFRKVHIPKDIEKKCVLLKGDRMLTNGILKNIRYIVYVDHEVYSQYKDKHEIARIIGRLNKSIGDKYILVGPGRWGSSNPYLGVPVIYNEISNAAMIVELGIKNGDFMPELSYGTHFFADLDVDNILYMPVFDGYENNIFNEEWFKKGAYIDTGVKIFEGRFDAYLDGDKMIGYVIAQEK